Proteins from one Faecalibacterium sp. I3-3-33 genomic window:
- a CDS encoding YoaK family protein — protein sequence MKTKHRGQMSESFLTAVFLSLSGGLQDAYTYLFRGKVFANAQTGNIVLLSANIMDGRWDKVLHYLVPLCAFALGVLVAEKMRERFQAMQRLHWRQLVVLGEVLLLFAVGFLPQSQNLLANAIVSFSCAMQVQAFRKVDGYAFASTMCIGDLRSGVEAFCIWRKTHEPRAKDRMVRYFGIIFLFALGAGLGSKSAAQLGGRAIWISCCFLLVSFALMFIREELEENPVIEKDLTAIRQETREIDRTLKQELQEEQRELKQSTRK from the coding sequence ATGAAAACAAAGCATCGCGGACAAATGTCCGAGTCCTTTCTTACGGCGGTGTTCCTTTCGCTGTCCGGCGGCTTACAGGATGCCTACACCTATCTGTTCCGGGGCAAGGTGTTCGCCAATGCCCAGACCGGCAATATCGTGCTGCTGAGCGCCAATATCATGGATGGCCGGTGGGATAAGGTGCTGCACTATTTGGTGCCTTTGTGCGCCTTTGCGCTGGGGGTTCTGGTTGCGGAAAAAATGCGGGAGCGCTTTCAGGCAATGCAGCGGCTGCACTGGCGGCAGCTGGTGGTGCTGGGCGAGGTGCTGCTGCTGTTCGCGGTGGGCTTTCTGCCGCAATCGCAGAACCTGTTGGCCAATGCCATCGTTTCCTTCTCCTGCGCCATGCAGGTGCAGGCTTTCCGCAAGGTGGACGGCTACGCCTTTGCCAGTACCATGTGCATCGGCGACCTGCGCAGCGGCGTGGAGGCTTTCTGCATCTGGCGCAAGACCCACGAGCCCCGCGCAAAGGACAGGATGGTGCGGTACTTCGGCATCATATTCCTGTTCGCGCTGGGGGCTGGGCTGGGCAGTAAAAGCGCGGCGCAGCTGGGCGGCAGAGCCATCTGGATCTCCTGCTGCTTTTTGCTGGTCAGCTTTGCGCTGATGTTCATCCGGGAGGAGCTGGAGGAGAACCCGGTCATCGAAAAAGACCTGACCGCTATCCGGCAGGAGACCCGGGAGATCGACCGCACCCTGAAACAGGAATTGCAGGAAGAACAGCGGGAACTGAAACAGAGCACCCGGAAATAA
- a CDS encoding NifB/NifX family molybdenum-iron cluster-binding protein, producing MKIAIPYENGQVFQHFGHSAQFKLYTAEDGRITSAEVVSTDGQGHGALVGFLVRNGVNVLLCGGIGGGAQMALAQAGIRLCGGITGDADSAAAAYLAGTLVFDPNARCTHHDHEEGHSCGAHACHADKGGCTGNCH from the coding sequence ATGAAGATCGCAATTCCTTATGAAAACGGTCAGGTGTTCCAGCACTTCGGCCACTCTGCGCAGTTCAAGCTCTACACCGCCGAGGATGGCCGCATTACCAGCGCCGAGGTGGTCTCCACCGACGGGCAGGGCCACGGCGCACTGGTGGGCTTTCTGGTGCGCAACGGCGTAAATGTGCTGCTGTGCGGTGGCATTGGCGGCGGTGCACAGATGGCACTGGCACAGGCCGGCATCCGGCTGTGCGGCGGCATCACCGGCGACGCCGACAGCGCTGCGGCGGCATATCTTGCCGGCACGCTGGTCTTTGACCCCAACGCCCGCTGCACCCATCATGACCACGAGGAGGGCCACAGCTGCGGCGCTCACGCCTGCCACGCCGACAAGGGCGGCTGCACCGGCAATTGCCACTAA
- a CDS encoding aldose epimerase family protein, which yields MNQITTRYITENGACYEQYVITDPEAKTALTITPERGGMITSFTLDGEEFVWTRRPNFSECNRPRFGVPVLFPSCGNPDNGVHIFDGKAYPMETHGFADLCAWEVESVGPDGVTLALESTPLTKFLYPFDFTLLLNYNLEGNKALVSLTVINEGNTDMPFSFGYHPYFTASKLENVEFDIKCATCSENAKGEQPAAPEKITLTRKEGADNTIRLLTGVQFPMTLTDKGNGHKVTVDADETFENGVLWQQDAESFVCMEPWNGWANSVNEEGKHEVLEPDEAMTSEWSITIEKA from the coding sequence ATGAATCAGATCACCACCCGGTACATCACCGAGAACGGCGCCTGCTACGAGCAGTACGTCATCACCGACCCCGAGGCAAAGACCGCCCTCACCATCACCCCCGAGCGCGGCGGTATGATCACCAGCTTTACGCTGGACGGCGAGGAGTTTGTCTGGACCCGCCGCCCCAATTTCTCGGAGTGCAACCGTCCCCGCTTTGGCGTGCCGGTGCTGTTCCCCAGCTGCGGCAACCCGGATAACGGTGTGCACATCTTTGACGGCAAGGCTTACCCCATGGAGACCCACGGCTTTGCCGACCTGTGCGCATGGGAAGTGGAAAGCGTTGGCCCGGACGGCGTGACGCTGGCACTGGAATCCACCCCGCTGACCAAGTTCCTGTACCCGTTCGATTTCACCCTGCTGCTCAACTATAATCTGGAGGGCAACAAGGCTCTGGTCAGCCTGACCGTCATCAACGAGGGCAACACCGATATGCCTTTCAGCTTTGGCTACCACCCCTACTTTACTGCCTCCAAGCTGGAGAACGTGGAGTTCGATATCAAGTGCGCCACCTGCTCCGAAAACGCCAAGGGCGAGCAGCCCGCCGCCCCGGAAAAGATCACCCTTACCCGTAAGGAGGGCGCAGACAACACCATCCGTCTGCTGACCGGTGTGCAGTTCCCCATGACCCTGACCGACAAGGGCAACGGCCACAAGGTGACCGTGGACGCCGACGAGACCTTTGAAAACGGCGTGCTGTGGCAGCAGGATGCCGAGAGCTTTGTCTGCATGGAGCCTTGGAACGGCTGGGCCAACAGCGTGAATGAGGAAGGCAAGCACGAGGTGCTGGAGCCGGACGAGGCCATGACCAGCGAGTGGAGCATCACCATCGAGAAGGCCTGA